In the genome of Catharus ustulatus isolate bCatUst1 chromosome 1, bCatUst1.pri.v2, whole genome shotgun sequence, the window CACTTTCTTCTCCAGTTCCTTCTATTCCAGTTCCAccccttctttcttccttctggcACAGTTACAATTATGACCCATATCCACAGTAACATATGTGCTGTAAATAAAGTTTTTGATTGCAATTGCAAGCCTTCCATCTAATTGCAATACCTTCCCTCTCATGGTGGCAAAGCTTCTTGCTGTTGCTGAGCTATGGTTTGTGCAGGTTTTGGAggtttgtgtgatttttttcttctagaggAGTAACAAACGCTAAAGAATCCCTGATCTTTGTATGACTGCCCTCATGCAACAGCAATTTAAGTGCATACCATGCGATGCAATGAATTGCTTGTGCTCTCTTGGCTGGGGACATCTTGAAAGTGCCTTTTTTGCATCCAGTTGCTCTCTGAGTAAATTTGTCAGCAATCCTGCATATAGTTTCTTTTCTATATTTGAAATTTGCATCAGCTTTCCATactataaaattaaattattccatttATAGGACGAGAACCTTTCCTATTTTAGAGGTGTGacatatttcttttcccctaTCATTGCTGGCGTCTCCTCCTTAGGAGAGTAAGCTTTAGGAATATTATGATATCTGCTCATAAAAGAGGCTCACTACAAAGGACAAACCTGCAATGGCATGAAGATCTGAAAGCAGAAGACAATTATAGTAGGACATGTAGAGCTAGGAAAGGTCAGAAGTATGAAGTGGAGGACAACAAAAGGGATCAAAATGGCAGCAACAGtaagaagcagaaaagacaaaggatatttttccactttcttctttccctttctactataaaaatgaagaaaaaacaggaaaaagactCCCCACAAATccacaatgaaataaaaaaaaaccatgcaGGACCGTGAGTGACAATGAGTGAGTGGGAACAGTGATGCAAGTTCAATCTTACTTTTAATAAACACTTAGGCAAAGTGGAATTACTTTGAGAGGTAACTCCAAAGCACTGACTTCACAGTAAGACTAAAGAAACAATGGTTACTGCCTTGTGAGCTAGGACATTTGGTTTCAAGCTCCTATCTCACGTGAGAAGGGGATTTGAAATGCAATCTGTACTTCCAGAGTTTTATTCTGTGGGCTGCTGGAATTGAAATCAGATAGACAGAACTCCAATCTCACAGCTATCTGCACATGTACCATTTCATGATGGAGGGGTGGggctgctggaagtgctgcaaAGCCACATGCATGAGCATACCCAGGAGACTGGAACTGTTGAGCTCAAAAGGATTTGCATGCCTGTTGGGACTGACTGTACTTTTAAGCACCGTTTAATTACACAGAAGCATTAGGTACCTAGATAGTAGTGGGAAGCCTGAGCAAGATTTGGGCAGGGTGAGGGTGAGCAGCTCAGGTCTGTATCCTAAAGGAGGTGGTAAGATCTCTGCCCAGTTCAAGACTTTAGCAACTTTTGAAAACGCTACCCAATTGCTTCAACAGATCTTACTTTTCTAGGTGCTGCTAGGCTCAGTGTTTGCTCATCTGTTTCTAAGAAGTTGGAAATATTGAGGAGGAAGCTGTTTGAATAGGCATAGTGGAGTGCATCAACAGATGGAGCTAAGGGAGACTTTTGTGTTTGTATGTCTTAAAGAACAAAACACAACCAAGTACAGGTCAGTGACACTGTTGTGTGATTTATTGCTTGTGTGATATTAGGGTTTTGTCCATAGCAGGAATGCAATATAACTATGTTGTaacttagaggaaaaaaaaaaatctgtttttatttaaaagttttccACTTTCCCTAGTTATTCTAAAATTGTTTAGCTGTGATGAGCAAAGGAAGGACCTAGTTTCCATTTGTCTGTTACATAAATCTAAAATATGTTAAGTGCATGTGctaaacattttttctcttcaaactGGCCCCCTACAGAAGcaccacagctgggcagagcactCCCAGTTCTGTCAACAGAAATATTACCATTGCTTCAGTGGGAGCAAGGCTGAGCTCATAAATCCAGGGTGAAGACATTTCTGTCTCTTCCCTCTGTTCTTGGTaatgtttttgttcttctcCCTCCAACATCATGCTTAGTCACTATCAGCAGGTAGGTTGTGTAATAACTATTCAGGGACAAGTGCACTGAAAACAGTTCCATAGGTCAAGGTCATAGCTTcactccaaaagaaaaaatactgctcTAAAAGAACACTCTCAATGGGAAGGCTGTTCTGAACTTACAAATGTGTCCATGTTGCATTCAAAAGTCAAGACAACACCAAAGCTCAAGAGCATGTTGCAACTCTGATTCACATTCATCCATGCAggaaaagggttttttattttacagagtGTCTTAGGGAGTATCTGCTCATGAGGATCTGGTGTCTATAGCCACTAACCTTTTTCAGCCTCAGCACCCAAAATCCCTACTTAAGGTCTGTAATAATTaggaagatttcttttttagaGGTGGTGGATTTTACAGCTGCCcttaagaatttatttttgttttgagttgtgatattataatataaatattattcaTAAAGGAACTTTGTACATGAAGAGAAACACTAACCAAACAGCTTTATCATTGTTGCCACTAGAGGatggacattaaaaaaaagagtgaaactGAATACTAGGAGTGTTCCTCCACAAGTATACATACATTGTATGACAGAAAACTAGCTGTATCGCTTAAATTTAATTCCAGTAAATTTGTTAGTCTGCTGGAGAAATGAAAGGAAGTTCAATCTctgtaaacaaaataaatactaGTTGAttggtgttttattttacttctgcCCTATGAATATTCTTACACGTGAAGTATAATAGTAGCAGTATAGTTCTCTAAGTGCAATTTGATACATGTAGTTTCACATTTTTCAACATCCTGATTTTGTAAATTTGAATAAAGTGAATGGTGTCTAGGAGCATCATTCACTAAGGTCTGTACTATATAGGCCTGGTTGAAGCCACTTGGGATTGTTGCATGCAATTAACTGTTGATACTGTGGTTGTAGAACATCAGACACATGTTGGAAAACCTCTGAAGAACCAGTTGATTGTATTACTATTCTCATTAAATACTATAAGCAGTTTTATATCTTTTGCAAACCCATGAACACctaagttatttaaaaaatgctatatagtattttctatttatttttaaacattctaGAGAGGAAATATAAGTAGTTTTCAAAATCATGAGACCCCTTGGTTTTTTGCACCTGTCTGCCTGATATAGCTTGAAAACTTGAAAAGACCCAAAGTCAGTTCTGTGTTACCATTCAGTACAATTTGTTTTCCTCAATTGAGAAAAGTCTTTGGGATACTATTGGCACCAGCTAGTCCCATGAACCTGACAGGGTGGGAGCCTTGTTCCCTGAAGAATCTTCCTATCATTTACTGTGTTCTGAATTTCAGAAGTTTTGCATTGCACTTGGAATGAAGCAAAGACACCTTACACATTAAGTAGCCATATTCCCTGGATTCCTTTTGTATTTAATGTAGCCCAAAGCAGAGCCTTAGAAGGAGTTTTGCAGCGGCTACATCCCTGGTCTCCTAAGGTCTGGAACTTGTCCCACATGACCTTTCCACTTGGCCTAGCATCATGGAGGGCATCGACCTAAGTAGACAGAGGCATTTTGGAGTGTGAGAACAGAGTCTGAGTTTTGGCAGAAGAGCAGTGTCAGATATCTGAGGGTATCAGATGGGAATCCAGCAGTGAAGAGCAGGCACTAAAGACAAAAGATGTCTGTGTCTTataaggaaggaaagagctAGAGGCCAGATTGGAGAAGACATGAGATGAAGACATTTGAAGACCAAGAAACTGGATGGGCAGGAGCCAAGAGTGACTTTGAGAGGTaacagtgaaaaggaaaagcagaagcagtATGAAGACTTTCTGAGACTAGGATGAGAAGCCTGAAGAAGGAACAACTGGAACTGACTATCCGGGAAGGTACAAATAAACAAGAGGCAGAACTGGGTCATTTGGATTAAGCATTGGGTCATGCAGCCAAACTAATCTGTGCTTTTCCCAGGGGTAGAGGAAGGTTTTACGCTAACCTTGCACTTGCCTGATCTTAGTTCAGGCCCTGGCACAAATCACAGATACTGATGAAATGCCTGCAGGCTCAAGGGGAATAGCAGCACATCTGCAACCATGCCTATTTTATCTCAAAAGCAGCTTGGGATATCTACACCAGCCAGGAGCTCTCTGGTTGCCAGAGGAACCTGTGGAGGCCAGACAAGCAGCCCGGgtaacacacacaaacaaattCCAGAACATTAACTAAACATGAAACCAAGTGAGCGTGACTTGGCTCATGACCTGAAGGATAGCATCAACCCACTGCCTAGCTGCACAGAAAGTCAGGTCTGAGGATAAGGCTGTTCTCCTGAGAAACTCTGAAGAATTTCACTTCAAGAATCATTAGCAAAAACATCCTAATTCCTTTTAAATCATGAGAGAGGTTGTAAAACCACAACTCCACTCTTAGATTTTGGAGTGTTACACAGATGCTATTGTCTCAATGTTGGCACGGACATACTTCTCTACCACCTTGGATGTGAGATACTACAAGTTACAGTTTGTAACTGTAAGGAGGGAAATGCAAATGTGTACCTTGCCTCCATTCCTAACTGACAGCTTTGTTTAAACGGGACCTCTCCCCTTTAGGGTAATTAGTGCCTAGAACAGCTGCAAAATCAGTATAAGCCAGGAAAGGGCACATGCTACAGCCACACAAGTGCAGAAATATGTGCATGTAGATGGTAAATCTGTTCTGGATTCCTTCTGCTAACACTTCACAGATAACTTAGAAGAGATAAAATCTGCCTatttaatctaaaaattaaataacagcAGTAGGAACTAACATGAATATTGTGCTTTTTGCATCAATTCTTGACTGATGCTTCAGAAAGCTGCTTTGAGCTAAATTACCATTTTGACAATGCAGCTGTCAGATAAGACATCCTTCTTGACCTccatgcagcagctccagcaacaacaaaacaaaaaaaacaaacaaaaaaacccccaaaaaaccagaaatcccATACTCCCTCAAAACACAAAGCCAAGAAATAATATCTCCAATGCAACAGTGAGTTGCATTTCCAGTCTAAGGCTGGGACAAACTGATTTTGAACCACAACTTCAAAATAAGCTGTCATTAATTAGTAATCTCTAAAGAATGGCCTCCGTCCTTGGTGCCTCTCAGTATTTCCTCATCTCACCAGGTAGCAGCAAAAACATTCCAGATTGCATCAGCTTTGATTACCCATCAGATGAAGAGAGTCTCCTTTGGCTGGCTCACCAGGATTACACTCTATATGGCCACTAGGACTTTGTCTAGTGACTTCTTGTTAAGAAAGATCTGTAGCCCTATAAGACTTGAATGCTACACAAAGGATTAAGGCCAGGAAGAAGAATGGTTCATAAACATTAAGTTCTTCCTTCTTTGTTCTAGGCCTTTCAGCCATTATAAATTAACATTGATTCTCATGTAGAGGCTCTTCTTAATTTATACCTGACTTCTCCTAGATTTAAGAGGAAAGAGtgacaaaacaaacagcagaaaaaaaaaaaacattttgaaaagaaagaggaagtcTAGCAGACACTATAATGAAGACTGTGATTTATTTGAACTCGCCATTCCCAAATGACAGATGTGACAGTATTTATCCCACAAGTAGCCCGATCAAGGTTCTTCAATTGTCAGTTCATGGTTAATTGCCTCCTCAATGTTTTTAAGTTGACGAAGCAGCCATGctctgtctttctttctctgttagagaagaaaaagtgcTATTTAATCAACCTAATCCATTCAGATACCAACTGCTTTCAAAAACAATCTACACAAAGGGCTTATGGCCCAAATTAATTTTGGCTTGAGTCTTTGGTTAAATGAAGCTTTTACTCTCAAAGCTGGCAAATTTTCTTGAGTTTTCAACACTCAAGAGCAATATGGtacagagaaaaaaccaaaacagaacagaatCTGATGGCTTCACATTGACATTACAACCTCCAGAGTCTAACTCTGCTGTCTTCCTATCTTTTCTATGGGCTTTCCATAGGCCCTTagcaaagaattaaaatttcagaatattgAGTTCTTGTGCACCACAGACAAACAACACCTTCAGAGCATCTATTAATCTAAGCTTTCCCCAGGAAACCATACATTAGTCAAAAGGACTGCTCACAAGATCAAATTTACAGTGACTGTCACTCTTTTATAAAGCAGTACAATTTGGATTTAACCAGAAAAGGAGTATAATATTTCTTACTTGAGTTTGAGCTGACTTGCTAACATTAAGAAACTTAAGAATAGGAAGAAATCAGTAATTGAAATTCTAAAATATCTTCTAGATAAAGATATCTTAGAAAATATACTTTCCCCCCCAGAGTACACAATCAGCTGTACCAGCTCACAAGCTAAAGCAAATGCTAGTTTGGAAGTCTGCATGGCATCTCATTTGTGATTAGGAATGGTATCACAGAGTTTACCAGGTTATGACCCAGTTCATAAACAGACATCCTCAGTGCTAAAGTCACAGAAATGTTCTATTAGTAAATTATTCCCACTTTACTAGCAAGATCTCTATCTATTCTGCATTGGTAGACGTTTGTGTAACTTGAATAGCTATTGAATAACTAAATGAAAGCCTTTACCTGAAGAATTTtatcaattttcttctttttggatTTTGCAGCTGGGGGATCTTTTATCCCTGGTAACCCAGAAACAAGCCATGAATGTCCACTCTCAGGAGTTACTGCAGCATCCACAGGTGCTCCGGTGGTAACCTGAGTTTCTGTGTTTGGGACAACCTTGGGAGCTGGCTCTTGATTTGATTCATCAGAGGCCAGCACAGTGGAAAGTCTCCTTCTAGAAAACACAAGCCTAGAGCTTTGGCTTTTCTCTTTACTTGGTTCTTGCAAATCAAATGCTGTTGAAAGCCTTTTTGGGGACATACGAGGGAAGTATGCATCAACACGTACTGATGATACTTGAGATAATGACCTGCTTAGATTTAATTTTGGTGTTGGAGATCCATGAACTCTCTTTATGGCATCTTGATCCTTGATTGACTGATTTGTCAGATCCGTGAGAGATGGATTTGTTCTTGAAAGCATTGAATCCACTGGGGTGCTGTGTTTCACCATTCTCTTTTTCAGAGATCTTTTAACATTCAGAAAAGAGTCATCTTCCTCCGACATCTTGAGGTCAGGTTTATTgccttaagaaaataaaaagatttgtGTCATTGTTCACATTGTGAGAGATGCAATGCAAACTGCTTTTTAGCAGCAAGCTATCAAATCCAAAGTGTTCCTATTTTCAGGTCTATATTCTGTCTTTACATGGAATTTATCCTTTATATAGATCAGTTTTCAAGCATTTGGAAGAGCTATGTTGAAAACAGAACATGAGAACACAGCTGGTCACACATCCAGCACTTACTCCTCTCTTAGCCTTCTGCATGAGAAGCTCTAAGTGTGCTAGAACTTTTAAAGATCTTTAATCAACTGCAGCATCATTAAGATATTGTATTCTCCTTGCAGGTATATAAATAATACACTTTTGGGGTTTCAGCTGCTAACACTCCTTATGCAGCTGAAAACTATTAGATGGCAGAGGGACTACCACTGTGTAGCAAAAAAATCAAGTGCTCTAAAGAGATAGGCAGAGAATTTCTGGATTCACCAATGATCTCTCAATGAGCTGCCATTTTGTTTCCCTTAATTCCTTGAAAGGGGACTCACAAACCTCTAATTCCCTCCTATTTACTTGACATTTATCATACTTCAGCTGACCCTAAGCTTTGATactaagaaaatatattttctatgtAAGTCTATTTTCAACTGAATTTACAATGACAAGGTTGCTTTTGCTGGTAGCATTATTCCTCTCCATTtgcaaacccccaaaaaaagaaactctACTTCTTACACTTGCTACTTCTTGGGAGTGAAGCCcaagacaaaaatattcaatttaagATGTATTTAAGGTAAATATCTAAAACAGGTGAGCAGTCAAGTATTCTTAGTAATTGTTGAACTCTTTGCTTTCATGAGATTCAAATATTTCATGCAGGTTGATTGCCCCATGTTCTAAGCTGTATATAGATTGTGGCTCTGGAGGGGCAAGACAACAGGACTACCATGAAGCAGGGCCCAAGAAGACAGGGAGGTATATTTGCTGTAGCAAAAGTTATTAGTTCTCCATTCCTTGTCAGTGTTTTGCACCTGTGTAGCAGCTAAGTTTTCTGGTAGAGTTTCACACCcatttttgtgtttctaaaCACAAAGACAGCAATAGATAGAGCACTGACTCTTCGACACAGCAAAAGTCAggtgttttgtgggttttttgccccttagaaaggggggaaaaataataatttttatttggatatccatttttcccctctctttgcAGTGCTAGCTTGTCTGAGACACAGGCAGCACTCAGTCTACAGACTGCCTTTACCTTTCCTGTTTAGACAGATTGACTCTCTTTAGTCTTTACCATAGAAGCTTACATATTTAAGCTTAGAAAGGGAATAAGGAGTCTGCAGCCACCACTTCTCCCCCAAACCTATCCTCAGCTCTATAATTTAATGCTTTCCCCTTCATTAAATAGTCAATTAAAAGCTATTTCTTACGTCAATTAGttttaaacaattattttcaaCCAAAGATTTTAtggaaagcagtattttttttatctcaCATTTCTCTATGCTTTAGAAAGATAAATACATGTAAGCaacaggtttggttttttttttttttctactctaACCACCACTATAGGTAAAGGAGAAAAGTCTAAAAACAACAGATAAATATAAACTATTTGAAAATATCAAAGTGTATCACAGAGAATGCATTTTGCAggaaattttgcaaaatataGACACTTACCAGACCTACCAGGTTCTGTCGGgtaccttccttccttctttcctatTTAAAGTAATCTAGCTTCAGCTGCTACTTCCCTTCTTATAGACCTGCTTACCCTGGCCATCCTTTGCTGCAGTCACTCCCTAATTAACACATTTAGCGTTTTTGGGGAGTATTAGCATTGCTTCTAACTGAATAAATAACTAAATAGAAATCTAGGATTAATTAATTAGGGGAAAATGGGCTAGCCAACTTATCTATGTACTATGTTTATTGCTATTTAatctctgctgtttgctgcctaTTTCAATCACAAAAATACTCTAGTGGTTAATTGGCTTCACGTGGCTGCTTAAGGCCCATTGAGGATCTGCTGCAAGGTGGATGTATGTTGATGGAGTATATTGCCatcctgattttatttctcactgcttttcttgctcaaaaaataaatgggaaattaATGTTAAATCTGTCTTGAGAAAGCTCTTCTTTTAGGAAAATACAAAGTGAGAATAAACTGAAAAGCTATAAATTTCAGTGTGAATTTCATGGTGTTTGCAGCTAACAGCTAATGACAGCATTTTATCTTGAATTGTGTGTTTTCAAAGTATCAGCTCTTAGTTCAGAATTCTGTTGGTTTGAAATGGTATGGTTTAGGTGGAGAACTGTAATTTTTATCAACTGGAAAGCAGCTGGACTACACCAGTTCTTCTGAATTGCAAGTCAGCTCTGTGGTAGCTGACAGTAAACAGCTGTTATCACAATGCTGTAGAGCAAGAGCAGGTGTGAGGGAGCATGTGCACAAATAGTGGGGTAGCCCCTTTTGACAAAGCATGACCTGTGGACCTTTAAGCTGATCAGACAGAGCTAATTTCACGGCTTTATGTGAATGACCTAGGGTTGTAGAGTGCATCCAACACAGACAGAGGGGCAAAAGCACTGATCTCACAGGAATTTGAACTTTTGGTTCCAGGGAGTCTGGGTATTTCAAACCTAATCATAAACCACTCTCTCTTGCCACATTAATAGTTGTACTATGAATAGAGAATTGGAGCTACCAGTTCAGTATTTAGAAGTAACAGTCTGTCAGTATATGGATAAAGTTGCTAGGCTTAAGTTATGCGCCCCTAAGGAGCTGAAAGAGAGCTTGAGAAATGGAGGCACATTACAATCACATGGATTGCATGAGTAAACATCTTGGAAATAAATAGTCTGTCCAGGATAAGCTATTTATTTCCTAAACTCCCAGGGGAAGTTCCTACAGGAATATTTTGAGAATTAAACAAAAACTATTTTGAGATACTTgtggctggggaaaaaaaaaaaaaaagtctcagtCCTTTATACACATATATCTTTACCTCATTTTGAATATTTGTAGTTAGTTTTCATACCTTGTGGCTTGGTGAACAAACCCACCaggccagctgtgctgtgccttgcAGGCCTGGCAAGCCAGTTCCTTATATAGTACAGGCACAGAGTGATGTCTTGACATGGTGTCGCAATGTTTATGCTGTCCTGCTGTACTGTGGCACACAGTATCACCTCTCCCAGCAAGGCAATGATGCAAACAACACTGAGCAGCATGGACCTGCGTGAGAAgctttttggggtgctgagacAACTGACATAATTTTACTGGGCCCCTTCAAAACCTCACGGCCTTGCCTCCCAGCTGGTGTCTGGTGCTCCTTGCTGtgcttttcctcactttttttgtccttttccatGGTATTTCACAGTCTGCAAGTGCTGTCTGTAGCTGCATCATCTTTATGTCTATTTTTCATGGCCTTTTCTGCAAAACTCATAGAAAACAGCCTTCCCTTTTCCTAAAAGTTTTTTCTAGAACCTTGCTAAACACTGTCAAAATTAGGCGATTTGCAAGTTGTTCTTGCTGTTAATAATGGCTTATCTTACATCCTATAGATTCATCTATTTATCAGGTGGTGGCAGGATGTTACAGAGAATAGGAAAGCCATAACTATACAGAAATAAGACAGAAAACAGTCCAATATTAATGTAAGAATTAGAGCTCAGCAGAACATCTGCAGTGATGATATTACCTTGGTCTCAGTGTATCTGTAGCCAGGTTCTATATCTGAACAGGAAACACCAAACTGTGACTTGAGTGACACCTTGAAAGCTTCTTGCATCTTTCAAAGAATGACACATGCTGTGTCCTGCACTTAGACCTATTCATTATGAATAATTCCTTCACTAAATTTACATTCCTTGGAATGATCATCTTTATCCTCAGCATTGTCTACTCGATATTTTGAGCAATAACTTCAAAGGTTTGGATACAGCCTTTTGGCCTATATTTACACAcaattccttttatttgtgGCATAATGCAAGATGGCACTCAGTTCTAGCAATGTTATTATGTATCTCCATATACATTATATCAAACTCACTGCTACAGGTTTATGTCTTGAAAGATTCTTTTGTTGATCTAAATTTAGGAGATAATTTAAtcttatttctaaattttttccACAAATGCAAAAACTACTTAGGTTACTGCATTCACTTAAATGAAACATTAattcttggaattttttcttccaaaaccaacaaaactgGGGAATATAATAACAGCACAGCGTTTTGTTCAAATTTCAGCCCCTTCATTCCAATTCAAATATATGAATTCACTTCAAAGACAAGTAATTTTGAGGAAGCTTcatctggaaaagggaaatactGGAATTACTTTTCAGTTTACCAAGGAATAATAAACATAGAGAGACAAAAATGgacaccttttttcctttgtcttctgATTTGAGAGACTGCAATTCTTCAATTGCtgctcttttaatttcttcattttccactCTGAGGATGTCACCAAGCAGTTCTCCTGAAGGAAACCTGTATTCTGAACCGATCCTTAGGTCATATGTTTCCCTAACATATTTTCTCGAATTGGATATGCAATTCTGGTTTGTGAAGTCACAAATCTTGCATAAATGTCCAAGCTAGGTGCTCTCCAAGAGCTAGGTGCAGTCTTTCCTGGGCAGAGCACTAAGAGGCCCTCTCCCTGCTTTTGCAACTACTTGGATGTTTTTAGGCATAGAGGGTGATTCCACAAAAAGAAGTACGTAACAAGAAATAGGAGCTGGTAAGTAGAGCTCAGCATTCTGCTCTGTCTGATGACCCATGGTGGAATGACTCTTGTTCAAAGCATTataaggaagaaggaagagcCAGAGGAAGTACGGATATGGTGGTGAGGAGCAAAAGGAgagtgaaaagaagaaattaacagaggaacaaaaatgtgaaaattttcctaaatttaTACTCATGtagaaagaataaattaaaagacaGATAAAAGGAGTggacaaaacaaaagaaaaaatgaaaaataagggAAATTAAATAGTTTCCGAAGTGATTAGAAGATTGGGCCCAAATTACAAGCTTTTTGTGGATGAAACTCCATAAAAACACAAATCTGATTCAAATTTGCTCAACTATTCTTCCTGTGTCTGAGTTTTGTACATAGACAAGTCAATCAGGAGTGCTCTAGGAGTGCTGATCAGACTGAGCACAGTGAAAATAGGagtgaaacattttatttgctaATGTGAAGTCTAAAATAAACAGGGAGCCTCATCATTGACTAACCTCTGCAGAACAGTGCCTCCTTTGGGACTGGAAACCATTATGGTACAGTGGGAAAATGGAGAAGTAATTCTGTCCCAGCAAGCTCCTTAGGCAACCACAGACATTGAAGTGGAAGCACTGCAACATATTCTGTGGACTTAATCTCTTCAAGTGCATAAAGCTGCACAGAGGAGGCCAGTGGAACCTTTTGAAAGCACCTCAGCACTATTTCCACTTATTTCAGTAGGAATTGCGTGTCTGGACACCATGAGCTTTGTGATAGGGTAAACAGTGAGGGCAGGCATTTTATATATGTGTTTGCAAGACACTTTAGAGTAGAATAGAACAGAAAGCATTAGAatagaaaggaataaaatatttcagttggaaaGGATCTTTAATGTTCATCCAGTCCAACTGCCTGACACTTTAGGCTGACCAAAAACTAAAGGATGTAATTAAGTATATTGTCTGAATGAGTCTTAAATACTGAGAGGCGAAGAGAATCAACCACCTCTTCAGGAATTCTTTTCCAG includes:
- the LOC117007471 gene encoding coiled-coil domain-containing protein 201-like, whose product is MSEEDDSFLNVKRSLKKRMVKHSTPVDSMLSRTNPSLTDLTNQSIKDQDAIKRVHGSPTPKLNLSRSLSQVSSVRVDAYFPRMSPKRLSTAFDLQEPSKEKSQSSRLVFSRRRLSTVLASDESNQEPAPKVVPNTETQVTTGAPVDAAVTPESGHSWLVSGLPGIKDPPAAKSKKKKIDKILQRKKDRAWLLRQLKNIEEAINHELTIEEP